From Haliotis asinina isolate JCU_RB_2024 chromosome 8, JCU_Hal_asi_v2, whole genome shotgun sequence, a single genomic window includes:
- the LOC137293710 gene encoding glutamate receptor 2-like isoform X2, whose product MTGCTVSPLALALMLALWTCGPGKVHGLSFKCHLRNNPNRTSLTFTPVTRQEVYVQDVVALLSHLQWATITVLHDTNSEAFVDHILFLAVEKLQGVRYLIHNVDHMVGDDADIHTLLQSLHARLYPQPNILLIGRQVFILSIMSQVSTHDDQSNRTTDFRHLSRWLLVTDLDRQFLGSMINIIGDLENVAAVYRSDSGSRDETGGIPGNNSIGILTYSRSCPPDFVHVKITPPVMTGRSLLHVVYPNTKYGYNNRTVVVSTLMYAPFTIRRLERGQAIYEGYCFELLNVLAKDLNFSVQLVEPADGEWGLLVDGKWTGLIGQLQQRQSSRLMSSICSALCFGDDPVEHLQLVFWRIFGSVFKQGDPWTAETTPGRILMTSWWLLTVVLAAGYSAYLVAIFTVDIRVKPFSSLQDVVDSPHYKIGIMSTGIIKLIFEKSNQDDFQGAWQKVVQANKTDPRVLAGSEAEHLQHVLGGKYCWIVDVTTAEKAQANDCSLETVGVRLNGQNLALAVPTDSPLKAALEDTMAAIADSGLLDKWWKQWQKPRTPDMCPAPPDVHPIILKDVMGPVYIALGGVALAGLFLLLELLMHHVHVIQGGSQINKSPM is encoded by the exons ATGACAGGATGCACCGTGAGTCCCCTGGCTCTTGCTCTGATGCTGGCGCTATGGACGTGTGGACCTGGCAAAGTGCACG GTCTATCTTTCAAATGCCACTTACGGAACAATCCAAACAGAACAAGTCTCACTTTCACTCCGGTCACGAGACAGGAAGTGTACGTACAGGATGTTGTCGCTCTGCTCAGCCATCTTCAGTGGGCAACCATCACGGTTCTTCATGATACGAATTCGG AAGCATTCGTCGATCACATACTATTTCTTGCTGTTGAGAAACTGCAAGGAGTTCGTTATCTCATTCATAACGTGGACCACATGGTGGGAGACGATGCTGATATACACACCCTGCTCCAGAGTTTGCATGCCCGCTTATACCCCCAGCCTAACATCCTTCTCATTGGTCGGCAGGTCTTCATCCTCTCTATCATGTCCCAA GTCAGTACTCATGACGACCAATCAAATCGCACAACTGATTTTCGTCATCTGTCAAGATGGCTGCTTGTAACTGACCTTGACCGTCAGTTCTTGGGTAGCATGATAAACATTATTGGTGACCTTGAGAATGTAGCTGCCGTGTACAGATCCGACTCAGGGTCAAGAGATGAG ACGGGAGGTATACCGGGCAACAACAGCATCGGCATCCTCACCTACTCACGGTCCTGTCCCCCAGACTTCGTTCACGTCAAAATAACGCCACCTGTAATGACCGGGAGGTCACTCTTACACGTGGTCTACCCTAATACAAAATACGGGTACAACAACCGAACTGTAGTCGTCTCCACGTTGATG TACGCCCCCTTCACCATTAGGAGACTCGAGAGAGGACAAGCCATCTATGAAGGATACTGTTTTGAACTACTCAATGTTTTAGCCAAGGATCTGAATTTCAG TGTTCAGCTTGTGGAACCCGCTGATGGTGAATGGGGCCTTCTGGTAGACGGCAAGTGGACGGGCTTGATAGGTCAACTACAGCAGAGG CAGTCTTCCAGATTGATGTCTTCTATTTGCTCTGCACTCTGCTTTGGTGACGATCCAGTGGAACACTTGCAGTTGGTATTCTGGAGAATATTTGGATCTGTATTTAAGCAAG GCGACCCGTGGACGGCCGAGACCACACCAGGCCGGATcctgatgacgtcatggtgGCTGCTGACGGTGGTACTAGCGGCAGGATACAGCGCCTACCTTGTGGCGATCTTTACCGTCGATATCCGCGTCAAGCCGTTCTCGTCACTACAGGACGTTGTAGATTCACCTCACTACAAAATCGGCATTATGTCCACTGGCATCATTAAACTCATATTTGAG AAATCTAACCAGGATGACTTCCAAGGAGCATGGCAAAAGGTTGTTCAAGCCAACAAGACCGATCCCCGGGTGTTGGCCGGAAGTGAGGCTGAGCACCTCCAGCACGTGCTTGGTGGCAAGTACTGTTGGATTGTTGACGTCACGACTGCTGAGAAGGCACAGGCAAACGACTGTTCCCTCGAAACGGTGGGGGTTAGACTGAATGGCCAGAATCTTGCTCTAGCTGTTCCGACAGACTCCCCTCTGAAAGCAGCATTGGAGGACAC GATGGCGGCTATAGCAGACAGCGGTTTGCTGGACAAATGGTGGAAACAGTGGCAAAAACCCCGGACTCCGGATATGTGTCCAGCCCCACCGGATGTTCATCCCATAATACTCAAGGACGTCATGGGCCCCGTGTACATCGCACTAGGGGGCGTTGCTCTAGCTGGACTGTTCCTGCTTCTGGAGCTCCTTATGCACCACGTGCATGTGATCCAAGGCGGAAGTCAAATAAACAAATCACCTATGTGA
- the LOC137293710 gene encoding glutamate receptor 2-like isoform X1, giving the protein MTGCTVSPLALALMLALWTCGPGKVHGLSFKCHLRNNPNRTSLTFTPVTRQEVYVQDVVALLSHLQWATITVLHDTNSEAFVDHILFLAVEKLQGVRYLIHNVDHMVGDDADIHTLLQSLHARLYPQPNILLIGRQVFILSIMSQVSTHDDQSNRTTDFRHLSRWLLVTDLDRQFLGSMINIIGDLENVAAVYRSDSGSRDETGGIPGNNSIGILTYSRSCPPDFVHVKITPPVMTGRSLLHVVYPNTKYGYNNRTVVVSTLMYAPFTIRRLERGQAIYEGYCFELLNVLAKDLNFSVQLVEPADGEWGLLVDGKWTGLIGQLQQRDVDMVVAPLTIHEDREKVMDFLLPPFHTENVDILYKFEDVSESDIMVTVKPFKYMVLVCLAVAAVVVFIMIFFIEQFSMYMAHESKKADKRPKSPISQQSSRLMSSICSALCFGDDPVEHLQLVFWRIFGSVFKQGDPWTAETTPGRILMTSWWLLTVVLAAGYSAYLVAIFTVDIRVKPFSSLQDVVDSPHYKIGIMSTGIIKLIFEKSNQDDFQGAWQKVVQANKTDPRVLAGSEAEHLQHVLGGKYCWIVDVTTAEKAQANDCSLETVGVRLNGQNLALAVPTDSPLKAALEDTMAAIADSGLLDKWWKQWQKPRTPDMCPAPPDVHPIILKDVMGPVYIALGGVALAGLFLLLELLMHHVHVIQGGSQINKSPM; this is encoded by the exons ATGACAGGATGCACCGTGAGTCCCCTGGCTCTTGCTCTGATGCTGGCGCTATGGACGTGTGGACCTGGCAAAGTGCACG GTCTATCTTTCAAATGCCACTTACGGAACAATCCAAACAGAACAAGTCTCACTTTCACTCCGGTCACGAGACAGGAAGTGTACGTACAGGATGTTGTCGCTCTGCTCAGCCATCTTCAGTGGGCAACCATCACGGTTCTTCATGATACGAATTCGG AAGCATTCGTCGATCACATACTATTTCTTGCTGTTGAGAAACTGCAAGGAGTTCGTTATCTCATTCATAACGTGGACCACATGGTGGGAGACGATGCTGATATACACACCCTGCTCCAGAGTTTGCATGCCCGCTTATACCCCCAGCCTAACATCCTTCTCATTGGTCGGCAGGTCTTCATCCTCTCTATCATGTCCCAA GTCAGTACTCATGACGACCAATCAAATCGCACAACTGATTTTCGTCATCTGTCAAGATGGCTGCTTGTAACTGACCTTGACCGTCAGTTCTTGGGTAGCATGATAAACATTATTGGTGACCTTGAGAATGTAGCTGCCGTGTACAGATCCGACTCAGGGTCAAGAGATGAG ACGGGAGGTATACCGGGCAACAACAGCATCGGCATCCTCACCTACTCACGGTCCTGTCCCCCAGACTTCGTTCACGTCAAAATAACGCCACCTGTAATGACCGGGAGGTCACTCTTACACGTGGTCTACCCTAATACAAAATACGGGTACAACAACCGAACTGTAGTCGTCTCCACGTTGATG TACGCCCCCTTCACCATTAGGAGACTCGAGAGAGGACAAGCCATCTATGAAGGATACTGTTTTGAACTACTCAATGTTTTAGCCAAGGATCTGAATTTCAG TGTTCAGCTTGTGGAACCCGCTGATGGTGAATGGGGCCTTCTGGTAGACGGCAAGTGGACGGGCTTGATAGGTCAACTACAGCAGAGG GACGTGGATATGGTGGTAGCGCCCCTCACGATACATGAGGATCGGGAAAAGGTCATGGATTTTCTCCTGCCACCCTTCCACACGGAGAATGTCGACATCTTATATAAATTTGAAGACGTGAGCGAGTCAGACATCATGGTCACCGTCAAGCCCTTCAAGtacatggtgctggtgtgtctGGCTGTTGCCGCTGTCGTCGTCTTTATTATGATTTTCTTCATAGAACAATTCTCCATGTACATGGCTCATGAAAGCAAAAAGGCTGATAAGAGGCCAAAATCTCCAATTTCTCAGCAGTCTTCCAGATTGATGTCTTCTATTTGCTCTGCACTCTGCTTTGGTGACGATCCAGTGGAACACTTGCAGTTGGTATTCTGGAGAATATTTGGATCTGTATTTAAGCAAG GCGACCCGTGGACGGCCGAGACCACACCAGGCCGGATcctgatgacgtcatggtgGCTGCTGACGGTGGTACTAGCGGCAGGATACAGCGCCTACCTTGTGGCGATCTTTACCGTCGATATCCGCGTCAAGCCGTTCTCGTCACTACAGGACGTTGTAGATTCACCTCACTACAAAATCGGCATTATGTCCACTGGCATCATTAAACTCATATTTGAG AAATCTAACCAGGATGACTTCCAAGGAGCATGGCAAAAGGTTGTTCAAGCCAACAAGACCGATCCCCGGGTGTTGGCCGGAAGTGAGGCTGAGCACCTCCAGCACGTGCTTGGTGGCAAGTACTGTTGGATTGTTGACGTCACGACTGCTGAGAAGGCACAGGCAAACGACTGTTCCCTCGAAACGGTGGGGGTTAGACTGAATGGCCAGAATCTTGCTCTAGCTGTTCCGACAGACTCCCCTCTGAAAGCAGCATTGGAGGACAC GATGGCGGCTATAGCAGACAGCGGTTTGCTGGACAAATGGTGGAAACAGTGGCAAAAACCCCGGACTCCGGATATGTGTCCAGCCCCACCGGATGTTCATCCCATAATACTCAAGGACGTCATGGGCCCCGTGTACATCGCACTAGGGGGCGTTGCTCTAGCTGGACTGTTCCTGCTTCTGGAGCTCCTTATGCACCACGTGCATGTGATCCAAGGCGGAAGTCAAATAAACAAATCACCTATGTGA